Proteins encoded within one genomic window of Amycolatopsis nigrescens CSC17Ta-90:
- a CDS encoding alpha,alpha-trehalose-phosphate synthase (UDP-forming) codes for MSQTSNANTAEFVVVANRLPVDLERQTDGTQRWTASPGGLVSALEPFLRSRKGAWVGWPGVPDVDVDEFEDDGLVLHPVTLTSDEVQDYYEGFSNASLWPLYHDVVARPVFDRSWWESYVKVNRRFAEACATVAGERATVWVQDYQLQLVPSMLRELRPDLRIGFFLHIPFPPVELFMQLPWRTEIVRGLIGADLVGFHRPGGAQNFLWLARTLAGLEPSRGAVGVRSRPGMVQVGDRTVRVGAFPISIDAAGLDTLARSKPVADRAAQVRDDLGNPKTVLLGVDRLDYTKGIDLRLQAFHEMLQEGRVKPEDVTFVQLATPSRERVEHYQRMRGEIEQMVGRINGEFARVGHPVVHYLHQSVNRTELAAFFSAADVMVVTPLRDGMNLVCKEYVACRHDLGGALVLSEFAGAAAELSSAFLVNPHDLDGVKNALEAAITLDPAEGRRRMRALRRQVLTHDVDRWARSFLEALGSETAA; via the coding sequence GTGAGCCAGACCAGTAACGCCAACACCGCGGAGTTCGTCGTGGTGGCCAACCGTCTTCCGGTGGACCTCGAACGGCAGACGGACGGCACCCAGCGCTGGACCGCGAGCCCCGGCGGGCTCGTGTCCGCGCTCGAGCCGTTCCTGCGGTCCCGCAAGGGCGCGTGGGTCGGCTGGCCGGGTGTACCCGACGTGGACGTGGACGAGTTCGAAGATGACGGACTCGTGCTGCACCCTGTGACGCTCACCTCCGACGAAGTCCAGGATTACTACGAGGGGTTCTCCAACGCCTCGCTTTGGCCCCTGTATCACGACGTCGTGGCCAGGCCGGTGTTCGACCGGAGCTGGTGGGAGAGCTATGTCAAGGTCAACCGCCGCTTCGCCGAGGCCTGCGCGACGGTCGCCGGCGAGCGCGCCACGGTCTGGGTACAGGACTACCAGCTCCAGCTCGTCCCGAGCATGCTCCGCGAGCTGCGGCCGGATCTGCGGATCGGTTTCTTCCTGCACATCCCGTTCCCGCCGGTGGAGCTGTTCATGCAGCTGCCGTGGCGGACCGAGATCGTGCGCGGGCTGATCGGCGCCGACCTGGTCGGCTTCCACCGGCCCGGCGGCGCGCAGAACTTCCTCTGGCTGGCCCGCACCCTGGCCGGCCTCGAACCGAGCCGCGGCGCGGTCGGCGTGCGCTCCCGGCCGGGCATGGTGCAGGTCGGCGACCGGACCGTCCGGGTCGGCGCGTTCCCCATCTCGATCGACGCGGCCGGGCTGGACACGCTCGCCCGCAGCAAGCCGGTGGCGGACCGGGCCGCCCAGGTCCGCGACGACCTCGGCAACCCGAAGACGGTGCTGCTCGGGGTGGACCGGCTGGACTACACCAAGGGCATCGACCTTCGGCTGCAAGCGTTCCACGAGATGCTGCAGGAGGGCAGGGTCAAACCGGAGGACGTGACTTTCGTGCAGCTGGCAACGCCGAGCCGCGAGCGGGTGGAGCACTACCAGCGGATGCGCGGCGAGATCGAGCAGATGGTCGGCCGGATCAATGGCGAGTTCGCCAGGGTGGGCCATCCGGTCGTGCACTATCTTCACCAGTCGGTGAACAGGACCGAGCTCGCCGCGTTCTTCTCCGCGGCCGACGTGATGGTGGTGACCCCGCTGCGCGACGGCATGAACCTGGTCTGTAAGGAGTACGTGGCTTGCCGGCACGATCTGGGCGGCGCGCTGGTGCTCTCCGAGTTCGCCGGGGCGGCGGCCGAACTGAGCAGCGCGTTTCTGGTGAACCCGCACGACCTCGACGGGGTGAAGAACGCGCTCGAGGCTGCCATTACGCTCGACCCAGCCGAGGGCAGACGTAGGATGCGCGCCTTGCGTCGTCAGGTCCTCACGCACGACGTCGACAGGTGGGCGCGCTCGTTCCTGGAAGCACTCGGGTCCGAGACGGCCGCCTGA